In Fundidesulfovibrio magnetotacticus, the following are encoded in one genomic region:
- a CDS encoding response regulator: MGREPLLRVLLAEDVPVLRLGIRMLLAGFPDIVVAGEAADGREAVDKALELKPDAVIMDLSMPVLDGLEAIALIRPLLPGTGILALTGHEDPALVRAALEAGAHGFLLKDAQPQELAQGVRAVARGQRFVPQRLAARLQGG; the protein is encoded by the coding sequence ATGGGCCGGGAGCCGCTTCTCCGGGTGCTTCTGGCCGAGGATGTGCCGGTGCTTCGCCTGGGCATCCGCATGCTCCTGGCGGGCTTCCCGGACATCGTGGTGGCGGGCGAGGCCGCCGACGGCCGCGAAGCCGTGGACAAGGCCCTGGAACTCAAGCCCGACGCCGTGATCATGGACCTCTCCATGCCCGTTCTGGACGGGCTGGAGGCCATCGCCCTGATCCGCCCCCTGCTGCCCGGCACGGGCATCCTGGCGCTGACCGGCCACGAGGACCCCGCCCTGGTCCGCGCGGCACTGGAGGCCGGGGCGCACGGTTTCCTGCTCAAGGACGCCCAGCCCCAGGAGTTGGCCCAGGGCGTGCGCGCCGTGGCCAGGGGACAGCGCTTCGTGCCCCAGCGCCTTGCGGCCCGGCTGCAAGGCGGCTGA